Below is a genomic region from Prunus persica cultivar Lovell chromosome G3, Prunus_persica_NCBIv2, whole genome shotgun sequence.
agaagaaaacaaaaaagaggcaGGCAGGAAGCAGCATAGGAAACAGTTCATACAGAGTTAAAGATATctgtgtgtttttttctttctgctttAAAGATATCTGTGTTTTACTTTTgtatctttgttttattataaaaaaaatttgaaaaataaaaggcagGCAGCGACAACAAGTATATAATGCTAGCTGTTGCTAGCAATCAAAGGTATGAAATGCATGTGGGAAGGGCTACTTTGAAGTTTAAATGCTAAAGTTTTCTTCATGATAAATCTTCTCGTGACCCTTTTTCTGATGCAAAGTTAAAAGTTGTGATCCGGGGGTCACaagaaataaacagaaacatAAAAAGCTAGGCAAGTTAATTTGTAAAGTTGACATTATTTAGTCAGAAGTAAACATTGGCCAAAAGAGTTGTGAGAGGATTTACATGGGTTATTATTAATGAAGGTCCCCCAACTTAATTAGGGTTAGATGCACCATCGGTAGCGTAGGTAGGTGGATCTTAAAAGCAACATATAATCGTGTATTTACGCTTTAGAAAAAGTGATCATGCACTTTCatttattgaatatataaGAAGAGTGCGTGATGACTTTTTAAAGCGTGAATTATCACTTTTTAATCAAACAGTGACATTGAGATTTTAATCCTTACCTTTTGAGCATTACACCACCCAATATGCGTGcacgttttctttttgtccatATACATGTATTATCACATGTTTGTTTATAGCTCTAACATCTCACCAACTTTAAATGCCTCAGAAACTAAACTCACAGAAATGCCCTATTTCCCATGCTGCTTCCTgccttatttctttttcttttttaatttcccaAGATGCATGGTCTGCTCTGAATTTGCAAAGCTGTCTCCAGCTTCGACACAAGTTGGGTTTGCAAGCAGTCAATTCCTGTGGCTGGGGCACCCAAATAAAGCTTTCACAGAATCTAACCTAATTTGTTAACCTGTCGCCAGCTTCATCAACGCGGCATACTTGATTCTACTTTAACTATTCGAAGGGCcccaacatatatataaagagcTTCACAACTCAAATTATATCATCAAACACAAACAGCCTCACTACTCATTTCTCTTGCTTAGCTCTATCTGTCTGAAATCACAATATCAAAATGACTTCTTCCAAGGTCACTGTgatgctttttctttctttttttgtaacTTCTATGATGGCTGCCTCAGCTGGTAATTTCTATCAGGACTTTGATGTAACATTCGGCGATGAACGCGCTAAGATACTCAACGGAGGACAGCTTCTCACACTTAACCTTGACAAGTTTTCTGGGTCTGGTTTCAAATCCAAGAATGAGTACTTACTTGGAAGAATTGACATGCAGATCAAGCTGGTCTCTGGCAACTCAGCTGGCACTGTCACTGCATACTATGTAAGTTAACTACTTTCAATCCTACCCTTGTTCTtcaattattatattattttcaataGATTTCCATAATTTCTTTGCTAATTTATGAAATGAAACACATGAATATATGCAGTTATCTTCTGAGGGTCCAACTCATGATGAGATTGACTTCGAGTTTTTGGGAAACTTATCTGGAGACCCCTACACTCTCCATACCAATGTGTTCAGCCaaggaaaaggaaacagaGAACAACAATTCCATCTTTGGTTTGATCCCACAAAGGCCTTCCACACCTATTCAATTGTCTGGAACAGCCAGAGGATTATGTAAGTAACACTCACCACCTTATTGAATTAATATGATTTCTATAAAACGCTTAACATAATTAACCTATGCTAATCAATTACTTAAACAAATTACTAAAACATACGCAACTGGTTATGTCTATGCAGATTCTTAGTGGACAACATTCCAATCAGAGTGTTCACCAACTTGGAAACAATTGGAGTTCCATTTCCCAAAAACCAACCCATGAGGATTTACTCAAGCCTCTGGAATGCTGATGACTGGGCAACAAGAGGTGGCCTTGTGAAGACTGACTGGACACAAGCTCCTTTCACTGCCTCTTACAGAAACTTCAAGGTCTCCACTACTACATCTACATCTACTAACTCCTTAACAGAGCAGAGTGCATGGCAGACTCAAGGGCTTGATGCGGCAGGCCGAAACCGGCTTCGATGGGTGCAACAAAAGTTCATGATCTACAACTACTGTTCTGACCTCAAACGCTTCCCACAAGGCCTCCCAGTTGAATGCAGACGATCGAGGTTCTAGTTTGAAAGAGAGAACAGAACCCAGATGATCACATATCCCCTGTTCTCTTGTGCAGCattcattttttgtgttaCTTATTTTCAGTTATGAAATATTCTTTCATTCATTATGCAAATAGAAATTTTGGAACAAATTATTAGCAagtctattttttaattctccTGTTCTTTTTTGTATTCTTGAACTGAATTGAATTTTGGAACCAAATTTTAATAGTGATCACATGATAATGGTTCAATATTATCTAAAGATAGCTTGACAACAACTACATTGTGGAAAACCACTTTGTTGGTACTAAATATTAGTGGGGCCCGTCCCAAAAGAGCCCAAAGAGTAAAGGCCTAGACTGTCTTAAGGAACCACTCAATAGACTACATCAGCTTTACCTCACATTTGAGGAGGGCGAAAAGAGGTAAAGGAAGGTCGCCCATGCCCAATTAGGATCCATGAGGCCTCGACCCAAGCGGGCTACCCAAGGTGCCTCTACTTCGGAGGCCCGCACGTGGGAGTAACAAGCGCCACAATGAGGCCATGTCACATCCCACTTACGTCTGCTGTcctcaaaaaaggaaaagagcaCACGTCAACATGTCACCAATCATCCAATGAGATGATGCCACGTCATCAACAACTCAATAGTTCCACATCAAAAAGAGACAACTCATTCTCCTTATATACTTTCCACCTAAAAAAGGTAATCTGAACTTTCTCCATACTTGAGTACAATACTTTTAAAAGCCTCCTTTGAGGAAGAAAGAttgacttaggcatcgaagGGTGGTCGGTGAACCCACCATCAACACACTTGACATGAAATCAAAGAACAAAACATCATACTCttcattaattaatcaagcaaTGAAATGTTTTTAAATTCTTGTTTGGTTGTTCCACAAGTGGTAATTAGGTAATTAGGTTAATCAACCAATGAGGTGTTAGTTAGATTGGTACAGGTTTTTGATGTGCTCCCAAATGATCATGGGTTCAAGCCCTCATGGTACCTCTTTGTGTGAGTTTCCCCTTccccttcctaactttggTAATTAGGTTAAATTAGTGCCAAAGcgaattttcatttcaagttGATAAACTTGCTCTACTTGTATAGCGTTCTTTTTCCTACTTAAATGCCATCTTTGGTGTTGGAAATATAGTTGGTGCAGGTTATCGTTCCACTAAATAAATTTAGTGTTTCATGGCACGTTATTACAATGCTTTTTTTGAGACTTTATTTGCCTCCACAAGCAGTTTGCAAAggagaaatataaataaatcttGTCGATACAATGAAGCCTAATGATATGTTGATGCTAGTATGCGTCTTGCATAGGACCGACCAGTCGTGTAGTAGTGAACCTTCCCATCTTGACTACAGGGGCGGCCCTGGGGTGGCGCAAGTGGTGCCACCGCACAGGGCCCCCGATTCTTAAGGGTCccccgaaaaaaaaattctttatagtatatatattaatattataggaATTGTATAATAGTATAGCGTGCTAGACATTTGCACAAGGGCGTGTCTGGTGGAGTTGGCTCCAGCGCTTCTCCATTTAACGTAGCGCCAGAGTTCGATTCTTGCTGAAGTCGGTctatatgttgtttttatattttttttgcattataactaaaaactttacataattaataaataaataaataaaagaaagaccAAAAACCCTtgaaataaaaggaaacatCGAAGCTAACCACAAGaggagtatatatatatatatatatatatatatatcccccAAACACTTTCTACTCCGatcattcttttaaaaaaaaatttaaaaaaaatttctcatctAAGAAAAGTActtttttcattcaaaaaaaaaaaaaaaaaacttcatggcttcttcttttcttttaaactttgattttctggtaagtaatcatcatcattcatcaatctctctttggttcttttttcagtcctttgacaattttagttattctttcaatttcaggaatttcaacacaaaaaagagaaaatccTAATTCCTATATTCATAAAGAacactcaaaatcaaatagtcaaattcaaatttcaggaATTTGTGTGCAACTActctttaatttgtgattgctaatttttttttcctattaaaCACAAATTGCTTATTGGAGGTAGCAAAGGACCTTGTAGGGGCACAATGAGCTTATTTTTGTaccaaacatttaattttatcaaatagaaacatttaaatttttatgaatttgatttctgattgtcattacatatttattcatgacttttagttataaaaaaaattgtttatgacattaagttatgccaaatttttatttatagtattTCGTATTAGATTATGTGAAGCCCCAATTTAAGTTCGCACAgggccctcaaaatctcaggGACAGTCCGACCAGTCACCGCTATTATCCAatgaatctctctctcatatttttgaaaacattTCTAACATTTGAGACATTACTCCTGCTTATTTCACCCAGATCACAACTTTCACTTGGTATGACAAAAATAGTCACGAGAACATTTATCTTGAAAGTAGCCATCTCAGGCATTGAAGAACATTCATGGACATCGACTGGTAGCAATTGCATTATCCACAAATGATGTAGCTTGAAGTGttgcaaaaggaaagaagctaCATTAAATTTATTGGAATTTCAATGTCAATGTTCTAAACATTAAGTACACTCACGAGTCTCAATTTCAACACAACCCGTGTAGGTCTATATGTATTAGTACAAGGAACCTGCAAATAGaatctgcttttttttttcttttttttttttctttttagtctcttctgtTTTCTGGTTACCCAAGTTTCCCTGctaaaaaatcctaaaatgCTCCTCCCATAAAAAGTTAGGGGTTCGAGTTCTAACATTTATGTAGTAtgtgtgtgaatttagtaTGTTATCGCCCCTCTCAATAAGAAAGTTCTCAAAAAATACctcaataattatttttttttctttttattggtAAAATGGggataaaaactcaaaagaacTTAtcatcctttctttctttttttggaatttcagTAATTTTATTAATCGGAATATTGGTGCCTAGGTTGgtatataaagaaaagaaaataataggcATATCACATTTATATATCATGTTATATACTATCTCACTagcattaaaaaagaaaacgagaGACGCATAATTACATCACCACCCAACCTCACCAAACGCGCATatactttttccttttgtccaTTTATATGTTTGTGGCCCCAACATCACCAAAtgcaaaaaagaacaaataataattaaaaatgctTCACAAGCTAAATTCTGCCTTCACATAAATTAATGTTTGAGTTTCCTATGTTGCTTCCTGCTTTCTTAAAAGcctaaaaatacaaaactgTCTCCAGCACAGCACTATATGATTATTAATATTACAAAAATATCAAGTCTGGCATTGCTAGTAGTCAATTGGGGAGGCACCGCCTCACTCAAATAACACTCAAATAAAGCGAGGCAGCTTTCATATATAGCTAGACTTATTGCAAACTCTATTGCCAGTTTTCAACTTATTATTCTGACGCTGCTGCCAGCTCTCTTCTGTTCAACGCggcatatatgcatatatataaagaagctTCACAACTCAAATCATACCATCAAGATTCAAACACAAAACAGCCTCAACTCAACACTCATTTCTCTTTGAAGCTAATTCTCTTCTCTTGCTAGCTCTGTCTACAAtctcaccaaatcaaaatgtcttcttcttcttcttcttcttcttcttctaaggTCTCAATGGTGCTCATTCTTTCTTTGGTCATAACTTCTCTCATGGCCATGACTGCCTCAGCTGGTAATTTCTTTCAAGACTTTGATGTAACATTCGGCGATCAGCGCGCTAAGATACTAAATGGAGGACAACTTCTCACACTCAACCTTGACAAGGCTTCTGGGTCTGGTTTCAAATCCAAGAATGAGTACTTATTGGGCAGGATTGACATGCAGATCAAGTTGGTCTCTGGCAACTCAGCTGGCACTGTCACTGCATACTATGTAAGATAACTACTTTCAATCCTACCCTTGTTCTtcaattattatattattttcaataGATTTCCATAATTTCTTTGCTAATTTATGAAATGAAACACATGAATATATGCAGTTATCTTCTGAGGGTCCAACTCATGATGAGATTGACTTCGAGTTTTTGGGAAACTTATCTGGAGACCCCTACACTCTCCATACCAATGTTTTCAGCCaaggaaaaggaaacagaGAACAACAATTCCATCTTTGGTTTGATCCCACAGAGGCCTTCCACACCTATTCAATTGTCTGGAACAGCCAGAGGATTATGTAAGTAACACTCACCACCTTATTGAATTAATATGATTTCTATCAAACGCTTAACATAATTAACCTCTGCTAATCAATTACTTAAACAAATTACTAAAACATATGCAACTGGTTATTTATATGCAGAT
It encodes:
- the LOC18783909 gene encoding xyloglucan endotransglucosylase/hydrolase 2; this translates as MTSSKVTVMLFLSFFVTSMMAASAGNFYQDFDVTFGDERAKILNGGQLLTLNLDKFSGSGFKSKNEYLLGRIDMQIKLVSGNSAGTVTAYYLSSEGPTHDEIDFEFLGNLSGDPYTLHTNVFSQGKGNREQQFHLWFDPTKAFHTYSIVWNSQRIIFLVDNIPIRVFTNLETIGVPFPKNQPMRIYSSLWNADDWATRGGLVKTDWTQAPFTASYRNFKVSTTTSTSTNSLTEQSAWQTQGLDAAGRNRLRWVQQKFMIYNYCSDLKRFPQGLPVECRRSRF
- the LOC18782456 gene encoding xyloglucan endotransglucosylase/hydrolase 2; this encodes MSSSSSSSSSSKVSMVLILSLVITSLMAMTASAGNFFQDFDVTFGDQRAKILNGGQLLTLNLDKASGSGFKSKNEYLLGRIDMQIKLVSGNSAGTVTAYYLSSEGPTHDEIDFEFLGNLSGDPYTLHTNVFSQGKGNREQQFHLWFDPTEAFHTYSIVWNSQRIIFLVDNIPIRVFTNLETIGVPFPKNQPMRIYSSLWNADDWATRGGLVKTDWTQAPFTASYRNFQASTTSTNSLTEQSAWQTQGLDAAGRNRLRWVQQKFMVYNYCSDLKRFPQGLPVECRRSRF